A single window of Falco rusticolus isolate bFalRus1 chromosome 16, bFalRus1.pri, whole genome shotgun sequence DNA harbors:
- the TMPRSS5 gene encoding transmembrane protease serine 5 isoform X1, with translation MSPAFGKQFPDNPPGAEDAMQSRKSWTAEPRREARRTWASPGHDSANACLKPLCTVKRLFLLLGVTGLLAGTAAGAWLLVKHLRKPQRDQGFTLLQEPDAMPACSDGEEEDPVVRGAPSRVSFRINVANSLLEAQMEGHPGWLLVCHEHWSLSLGTLLCRQLGYLRMTHQKGVNLTDVKVNNTQEFVQVRPHQEGSLEDMWQVRSSCQSGRIAALKCSECGLRRGAARVVGGADVPPGRWPWQVSVYHGSQHHCGGSVLAHEWIVTAAHCVHRYCRAPMPSLRRAAALCLARCWCLLPCGKRRAVLVLSYRRLQASAWLVFAGVITHGSIKQEAGVSVKKIIYHPLYNDNSLDYDIALLKLQVPLNFSDAVRAVCLPPAQQDLFQGTQCWVSGWGYTRPDQAQVTETLKEALVPLIGTKRCNSSCMYAGELTARMLCAGYLHGKIDACQGDSGGPLVCQDEAAWRLVGIVSWGQGCAEPNHPGVYTNVAQLLPWIHHVTEIY, from the exons ATG AGCCCAGCCTTTGGTAAGCAGTTTCCTGATAACCCGCCTGGCGCTGAGGATGCCATGCAAAGCCGCAAGAGCTGGACAGCAGAGCCAAGGAGGGAAGCAAGGAGAACATGGGCCTCCCCGGGACACG ATTCTGCTAATGCATGTCTCAAACCTCTCTGCACCGTCAAGaggctgttcctgctgctcGGGGTCACCGGGCTGCTGGCGGGGACAGCAGCGGGGGCATGGCTCCTAG TGAAACACCTGAGGAAGCCTCAGCGAGACCAGGGCTTCACCTTGCTGCAGGAGCCAGACGCGATGCCAGCGTGCAGTGATGGTGAAGAGGAAGACCCCGTGGTCCGTGGGGCTCCCAGTAGAG TGTCTTTCAGGATAAATGTGGCCAACTCCTTGCTGGAAGCACAGATGGAAGGCCACCCCGGCTGGCTCCTGGTGTGCCATGAGCACTGGAGTCTctccctgggcaccctgctctGCCGGCAGCTCGGGTATCTCAG GATGACCCATCAGAAAGGAGTGAACCTGACAGATGTCAAGGTGAACAACACTCAGGAGTTTGTTCAGGTGAGACCCCACCAGGAAGGCAGCCTGGAAGACATGTGGCAGGTCAG GAGCAGCTGTCAATCAGGTCGAATTGCGGCTCTGAAATGCTCAG AGTGTGGGCTgcgccgcggggctgcgcgggtGGTGGGGGGCGCAGACGTGCCCCCAGGGCGCTGGCCCTGGCAGGTCAGCGTGTACCATGGCTCCCAGCACCACTGCGGAGGCTCCGTGCTGGCACACGAGTGGATTGTCACAGCAGCTCACTGCGTGCACAGGTACTGCCGGGCTCCCATGCCCAGCCTCCGACGTGCTGCGGCTCTGTGCTTAGCCCGGTGCTGGTGCTTGTTGCCCTGCGGTAAGAGGCGTGCTGTCCTTGTGCTCAGTTACAGGCGGCTTCAGGCCTCTGCCTGGCTGGTTTTCGCAGGCGTTATCACCCACGGCTCCATcaagcaggaggctggggtATCggtaaagaaaataatttatcacCCGCTTTATAACGACAACAGCCTTGACTATGACATTGCTCTGCTGAAGCTCCAGGTCCCCCTGAATTTCTCAG ATGCCGTCCGTGCCGTGTGTCTGCCGCCCGCCCAGCAGGACCTCTTCCAGGGCACGCAGTGCTGGGTGTCCGGCTGGGGCTATACCAGACCAGACCAAG cACAGGTTACCGAGACACTGAAGGAAGCACTCGTTCCCTTGATCGGTACCAAGCGGTGCAACAGCTCGTGCATGTACGCCGGCGAGCTCACTGCCAGGATGCTGTGTGCCGGCTACCTGCACGGGAAAATCGACGCGTGCCAG GGTGACAGCGGGGGGCCCCTGGTCTGCCAGGATGAAGCCGCCTGGCGCTTAGTAGGCATCGTGAGCTGGGGGCAGGGCTGCGCGGAGCCCAACCACCCTGGGGTTTATACCAATGtggcccagctcctgccttggATTCATCACGTCACTGAG ATCTACTAG
- the TMPRSS5 gene encoding transmembrane protease serine 5 isoform X2: MSPAFGKQFPDNPPGAEDAMQSRKSWTAEPRREARRTWASPGHDSANACLKPLCTVKRLFLLLGVTGLLAGTAAGAWLLVKHLRKPQRDQGFTLLQEPDAMPACSDGEEEDPVVRGAPSRVSFRINVANSLLEAQMEGHPGWLLVCHEHWSLSLGTLLCRQLGYLRMTHQKGVNLTDVKVNNTQEFVQVRPHQEGSLEDMWQVRSSCQSGRIAALKCSECGLRRGAARVVGGADVPPGRWPWQVSVYHGSQHHCGGSVLAHEWIVTAAHCVHSYRRLQASAWLVFAGVITHGSIKQEAGVSVKKIIYHPLYNDNSLDYDIALLKLQVPLNFSDAVRAVCLPPAQQDLFQGTQCWVSGWGYTRPDQAQVTETLKEALVPLIGTKRCNSSCMYAGELTARMLCAGYLHGKIDACQGDSGGPLVCQDEAAWRLVGIVSWGQGCAEPNHPGVYTNVAQLLPWIHHVTEIY; encoded by the exons ATG AGCCCAGCCTTTGGTAAGCAGTTTCCTGATAACCCGCCTGGCGCTGAGGATGCCATGCAAAGCCGCAAGAGCTGGACAGCAGAGCCAAGGAGGGAAGCAAGGAGAACATGGGCCTCCCCGGGACACG ATTCTGCTAATGCATGTCTCAAACCTCTCTGCACCGTCAAGaggctgttcctgctgctcGGGGTCACCGGGCTGCTGGCGGGGACAGCAGCGGGGGCATGGCTCCTAG TGAAACACCTGAGGAAGCCTCAGCGAGACCAGGGCTTCACCTTGCTGCAGGAGCCAGACGCGATGCCAGCGTGCAGTGATGGTGAAGAGGAAGACCCCGTGGTCCGTGGGGCTCCCAGTAGAG TGTCTTTCAGGATAAATGTGGCCAACTCCTTGCTGGAAGCACAGATGGAAGGCCACCCCGGCTGGCTCCTGGTGTGCCATGAGCACTGGAGTCTctccctgggcaccctgctctGCCGGCAGCTCGGGTATCTCAG GATGACCCATCAGAAAGGAGTGAACCTGACAGATGTCAAGGTGAACAACACTCAGGAGTTTGTTCAGGTGAGACCCCACCAGGAAGGCAGCCTGGAAGACATGTGGCAGGTCAG GAGCAGCTGTCAATCAGGTCGAATTGCGGCTCTGAAATGCTCAG AGTGTGGGCTgcgccgcggggctgcgcgggtGGTGGGGGGCGCAGACGTGCCCCCAGGGCGCTGGCCCTGGCAGGTCAGCGTGTACCATGGCTCCCAGCACCACTGCGGAGGCTCCGTGCTGGCACACGAGTGGATTGTCACAGCAGCTCACTGCGTGCACAG TTACAGGCGGCTTCAGGCCTCTGCCTGGCTGGTTTTCGCAGGCGTTATCACCCACGGCTCCATcaagcaggaggctggggtATCggtaaagaaaataatttatcacCCGCTTTATAACGACAACAGCCTTGACTATGACATTGCTCTGCTGAAGCTCCAGGTCCCCCTGAATTTCTCAG ATGCCGTCCGTGCCGTGTGTCTGCCGCCCGCCCAGCAGGACCTCTTCCAGGGCACGCAGTGCTGGGTGTCCGGCTGGGGCTATACCAGACCAGACCAAG cACAGGTTACCGAGACACTGAAGGAAGCACTCGTTCCCTTGATCGGTACCAAGCGGTGCAACAGCTCGTGCATGTACGCCGGCGAGCTCACTGCCAGGATGCTGTGTGCCGGCTACCTGCACGGGAAAATCGACGCGTGCCAG GGTGACAGCGGGGGGCCCCTGGTCTGCCAGGATGAAGCCGCCTGGCGCTTAGTAGGCATCGTGAGCTGGGGGCAGGGCTGCGCGGAGCCCAACCACCCTGGGGTTTATACCAATGtggcccagctcctgccttggATTCATCACGTCACTGAG ATCTACTAG